Within the Micromonospora citrea genome, the region CGCAGTCGCCCTGATCCGCGTTGTAGGCGGTGCCGTCGCTGTGCCGGTATACCAGGCAGACCGCCACGTCGGGGTCGCGGACGGAGTGGCGCCACTCGACGCCGTCGACGTAGTCGCAGACCTTCCGGTCGGTGGTGTTCCTGAACAGGCGAACGGCCTCGAACACTCCACCGCCGGTGCAGTCGGCGGCGCGGAAGTCCGGCTTCTGCATGTCTCCGGCGTTGCGGAAGCAGTCTCCCTGCTGGGCGTCCGCGAACGCGTGACTGGTCTTCGGTGTCGGTTCCTGCGTCGGCTGCGCACCGGAGGTGCCGCCCGCACCGCTCTGGCCGGACGGGATCACCGTCCACAGGACACCGGCGGCCGCGAGCACCGCGGCCGCCGGCGCCGCGATCAGCCACCGTCGCGGCCGCCGAGCTCGGGAGCCGGCGAGATCCGGTTCGGGTACCCCCGGTCGCGTGAAGATTTTTGTGGGGTTGAGGTCGCGGGGGCCGGGGAGGATTTTGGTGGGGGCGGGTTGGGTGTATCGGCGGATTTCGGCTTGCTGGGTTTCGGTGAGTTGGGCGATGGGGTCGGGCCAGGGGTGGTGTGGGTGGGGTGGTGGGCCGAGGGTGGTGAGGAGGGTGGGGGCGTCGGGGCGTTGGGTGGGGTCGCGGGTGAGGCAGGGTTCGACGATGTGGCGTAGTCGTGGGGGAACCCGGTCGAGGTCGGGTTCTTTGGTCATGATGTTGAGGCGGGTTTGTTCGCTGGTGGCGCCCTGGAAGGGGTTGTGGCCGGTGGCTGCCAGCACCAGCACGGTTCCGAGGGCGAAGATGTCGCTGGCGGGGGTGAGTTGGGTGGCGCCCATCGCTTGTTCGGGGGACATGAAGCCGGGGTTGCCGATGATCATGCCGGTCTGGGTGACGGTGGCGATCCTGGTGTCGGTGGTGTCGTCGGGCAGGCCGGTGGGGCGGGCG harbors:
- a CDS encoding serine/threonine-protein kinase, which produces MWDLGPSDPRLVGPYRTRAVLGEGGMGRVLLATTTDGRLAAVKLVRGAFAADDDSFRQRLHREALAARRVDSPHTARVIGADATAGVPWLAYEFHHGPTLGQALQAAGPLDTDTVLHLAAGLATALRDIHAHNFIHRDLSASNVLLTDDGPIVIDFGIARPTGLPDDTTDTRIATVTQTGMIIGNPGFMSPEQAMGATQLTPASDIFALGTVLVLAATGHNPFQGATSEQTRLNIMTKEPDLDRVPPRLRHIVEPCLTRDPTQRPDAPTLLTTLGPPPHPHHPWPDPIAQLTETQQAEIRRYTQPAPTKILPGPRDLNPTKIFTRPGVPEPDLAGSRARRPRRWLIAAPAAAVLAAAGVLWTVIPSGQSGAGGTSGAQPTQEPTPKTSHAFADAQQGDCFRNAGDMQKPDFRAADCTGGGVFEAVRLFRNTTDRKVCDYVDGVEWRHSVRDPDVAVCLVYRHSDGTAYNADQGDCVHGEPDGAKWSLEGCRNGSFAVVARFEGQSSARQCAELPDHEQDRYFTVAGMPELNVRLCLKRIGSGGR